The DNA region ATGGCTTCATCGATATTGCCAGCTAATTCATGAATGAGCCCGGAAAGAAGCCAGCCTTGATCGAACGATGTATTAAGTTCTAACGCTTTTTTTATATTCTCTTGCGCTTTTTGCTGATCATGATTGCTCATATATAATTGCGCTTTTAGAAAATAGAATATAAAATTAATCGGTCTTTCGATACCACTACCTAAAAACTCATCAATTACCTGAAATGCTTGTGGCGTTTGTTTGCTTTTCATATAGGCAAGAGTAGTTCCATAAGCAACTTCAGGGCTATTTTTAAATTTATTGTAAAGATTAATGATTTTTTGATCGGCTTGGGTTTGGTTGTTTGTTAATTCTAGTGCTTTTACCAGTAATAATTGTGTTTCCAAATGTTCCGATAAATGTTGATCAATCGTTGGTATTAATTTTGTAATAGCTGCAAATTGATTAGTTTCATACAAATGATAAATATATCCAGGATAGGTATATACTGATCCATTGTTATAAAGAATCATATCAAAATAATGCTGTGCTATAGTTGATTTTTGCTCAAGTTGATTATAATAAGCCCACAAATATAAGTGGTATTGATTTTCTTGATTTAACACAGAAGAAGATGGAGGCAAGCAAAATAAAGTTTGTATAGGGCTAATGAAAATCAATAAAATTAATATAGTTTTCATGGTCTCTCCTGATAGCAACGTAGTAGAAAGTTTTTTAGAGCATTTCTTAAATCAGCATCTTCGATGTTATTTAATATGGCCTGCTCTTTTTTTGTTAATGTAACTTTTTTTGCAGGAGTCTGGGAACAGTTATGAATATTTCTTATTCTTTCCTTTTTTTTAGGCGTTTGCTTGAATTTTAATTTTTTAATACGTGGTTTATCAAGTTTAGCATTAATAGTTTCAAGCAAAATGGGAGTGAGTAGATAAAGTTCTTGCAACCAACTAGAATCATTAACACCAAGAATAAGTGAATCATTATCAATTTTTTCTAGTCGTACTTGACTCGATAAATGGCCAATAATATCAGTCCAATTTGATAAGAGATTTTTTTTCCATTCATGTTCAGGTATAATTAACGAGTTAATTAATTGGTCAATTGGTTTTATCATGTTTTTTTAGCTTATAAGAATAATATATTTAAGAACAGTATAGAGTTATTTCTTATTA from Candidatus Babeliales bacterium includes:
- a CDS encoding DUF721 domain-containing protein: MIKPIDQLINSLIIPEHEWKKNLLSNWTDIIGHLSSQVRLEKIDNDSLILGVNDSSWLQELYLLTPILLETINAKLDKPRIKKLKFKQTPKKKERIRNIHNCSQTPAKKVTLTKKEQAILNNIEDADLRNALKNFLLRCYQERP